From Penicillium psychrofluorescens genome assembly, chromosome: 6, one genomic window encodes:
- a CDS encoding uncharacterized protein (ID:PFLUO_009485-T1.cds;~source:funannotate) yields MASDVCSVLEQLRADEKTEDLFENGLVFVGHSMGAKVALATLSILPAELLDKVKGLVLAAPAPPTALNLPFEMKDQQLSAYQTQESVLWTVRNVLANPDTLSEQDMKLVVEDSLCGNHFAKSSWPTYGMGEDISIGLRKTLESLKGVGPLVSIIVGEFDVVEPEERVKAEVGQLLIETGLKVAIKTAKDVKHLIPLEDPSIIAQEIRRF; encoded by the coding sequence ATGGCATCGGATGTTTGTTCGGTCCTAGAACAGCTCCGAGCTGATGAAAAGACTGAGGACTTGTTTGAAAATGGCTTGGTATTTGTTGGCCATTCAATGGGAGCAAAGGTGGCTCTTGCCACTCTCAGCATCCTGCCTGCCGAACTTTTGGACAAAGTCAAGGGACTGGTGTTAGCGGCcccagcaccaccgacggCGTTGAATTTGCCTTTTGAAATGAAGGACCAGCAGCTCTCGGCGTATCAAACGCAGGAATCTGTACTGTGGACCGTTCGGAATGTCCTTGCAAATCCCGATACGCTAAGCGAGCAAGATATGaagttggtggtggaggacaGTCTTTGCGGCAACCATTTTGCCAAAAGTTCCTGGCCTACTTATGGCATGGGAGAAGATATTTCAATTGGCTTGAGAAAGACTCTTGAGTCTTTGAAAGGCGTTGGACCTCTAGTCAGCATAATTGTTGGCGAATTTGACGTTGTTGAGCCAGAGGAGCGCGTCAAAGCTGAGGTCGGTCAGTTGCTCATTGAGACTGGGCTGAAAGTCGCGATCAAGACTGCCAAAGATGTGAAACACTTGATACCACTGGAAGATCCCTCAATCATTGCCCAAGAAATTCGGAGATTTTAG